A single Streptomyces mirabilis DNA region contains:
- a CDS encoding (2Fe-2S)-binding protein yields MSTPAPATGAPGLADAHPARSAVTDAYTRLTEVFPELSVRELGQEETAPEGDGWVGAAGLAAGGADLDTFLAWDEAQIIRDYGQRARPDVVASFGLHRYAWPACLLITVPWFLLRRVPRLPVERVTFQRTLGRMAVRVEEFACLPGDPAALLPGARVVPDEEALRAEVRTAAAEHLEPVLGGLGPRMRRRGRALWGMATDEVVEGLWYVAELLGEERRALRELELLLPGATRPYVGSAAFRELSGPNGESLPTRDRASCCFFYTLRPEDTCVNCPRTCDTDRIAKLTATATD; encoded by the coding sequence ATGTCCACTCCCGCCCCGGCCACAGGCGCCCCGGGCCTCGCCGACGCCCACCCCGCCCGCTCGGCCGTCACGGACGCGTACACCCGGCTGACCGAGGTCTTTCCGGAGCTGAGCGTGCGGGAACTGGGGCAGGAGGAAACGGCCCCGGAGGGCGACGGCTGGGTCGGCGCCGCCGGGCTCGCAGCGGGCGGAGCGGACCTCGACACCTTCCTCGCCTGGGACGAGGCGCAGATCATCAGGGACTACGGACAGCGGGCGCGCCCGGACGTGGTGGCGAGCTTCGGGCTGCACCGGTACGCCTGGCCGGCCTGTCTGCTGATCACCGTCCCGTGGTTCCTGCTGCGCCGGGTGCCCCGTCTCCCTGTGGAGCGCGTCACATTTCAGCGCACGCTCGGCCGCATGGCGGTCCGGGTCGAGGAATTCGCCTGTCTGCCGGGCGACCCGGCGGCCCTGCTGCCCGGCGCCCGGGTCGTCCCGGACGAGGAGGCGCTGCGGGCCGAGGTGCGAACGGCGGCGGCCGAACACCTGGAGCCGGTCCTCGGCGGCCTCGGCCCGCGCATGCGGCGCCGCGGCCGGGCCCTGTGGGGCATGGCGACCGACGAGGTCGTCGAGGGTCTCTGGTACGTCGCCGAGCTGCTCGGCGAGGAGCGGCGCGCACTGCGCGAGCTGGAGCTGCTGCTGCCGGGGGCCACCCGGCCGTACGTCGGCTCTGCCGCGTTCCGTGAACTGAGCGGCCCGAACGGGGAGTCCCTGCCCACCCGCGACCGGGCGAGCTGCTGCTTCTTCTACACCCTGCGTCCCGAGGACACCTGCGTCAACTGCCCGCGCACCTGCGACACGGACCGCATCGCCAAGTTGACGGCCACCGCGACGGATTGA
- a CDS encoding DUF2637 domain-containing protein has product MRLTDISLNWLLPGAVLLLGLLAAVAVLARSKRSGENASSNNDDSWERSEERRRRKEAVYGTASYVLLFCCAAVAAALSFHGLVGFGQQNLGLTDGWEYLVPFGLDGAAMFCSVLAVREASHGDAALGSRILVWTFAGAAAWFNWVHAPRGVDHSGAPQFFAGMSLSAAVLFDRALKQTRRAALREQGLVPRPLPQIRIVRWLRAPRETYSAWSLMLLENVRTLDEAVEEVREDKRQKEQNRLRRRNEERVERAHLKALSRGHRGLPGRGGGGGGRQQLETTVERAPAQATAEPAIAPELPVRSRPSLQPVRKSGDPITVDLTAEDDTMALPRLDSLERKLKDLEQQFG; this is encoded by the coding sequence ATGAGATTGACCGACATATCGCTGAACTGGCTGCTTCCGGGCGCCGTTTTGCTCCTGGGACTGCTGGCAGCGGTGGCGGTGCTCGCGCGCAGCAAGCGGTCCGGGGAGAACGCGAGCAGCAACAACGACGACTCGTGGGAGCGCAGCGAGGAGCGTCGCAGGCGTAAGGAAGCCGTCTACGGCACGGCCTCCTATGTGCTGCTGTTCTGCTGTGCCGCGGTCGCCGCGGCGCTCTCCTTCCACGGCCTCGTGGGCTTCGGCCAGCAGAACCTCGGACTCACCGACGGCTGGGAGTACCTCGTCCCGTTCGGTCTGGACGGCGCGGCCATGTTCTGCTCCGTCCTCGCAGTGCGCGAGGCCAGCCACGGTGACGCGGCGCTCGGCTCCCGGATACTCGTGTGGACCTTCGCCGGTGCCGCCGCCTGGTTCAACTGGGTGCACGCTCCCCGGGGTGTGGACCACTCGGGCGCTCCCCAGTTCTTCGCGGGCATGTCCCTGTCGGCCGCCGTGCTGTTCGACCGGGCGCTGAAGCAGACCCGCCGTGCCGCGCTGCGTGAGCAGGGCCTGGTCCCGCGTCCGCTGCCGCAGATCCGTATCGTCCGCTGGCTGCGCGCGCCCCGTGAGACGTACAGCGCCTGGTCGCTGATGCTCCTGGAGAACGTCCGCACCCTGGACGAGGCGGTGGAGGAGGTCCGCGAGGACAAGCGCCAGAAGGAGCAGAACCGCCTGCGCCGACGGAACGAGGAGCGGGTCGAGCGGGCGCACCTCAAGGCGCTCAGCCGCGGTCACCGGGGCCTGCCCGGCCGTGGTGGCGGTGGTGGTGGCCGGCAGCAGCTGGAGACGACCGTGGAGCGTGCTCCCGCGCAGGCCACCGCGGAGCCTGCCATAGCGCCGGAGCTGCCCGTACGCTCACGGCCCTCCCTACAGCCCGTCCGCAAGAGTGGTGACCCGATCACGGTCGATCTCACCGCGGAGGACGACACGATGGCCCTGCCGCGACTCGACTCCCTGGAGCGCAAGCTCAAGGACCTGGAGCAGCAGTTCGGCTGA
- a CDS encoding ATP-binding protein: MAIGASSAQAVEEEATDGARDPAAAQLRRRLARADLRAVPEARKALRELLRHWGKPEKSEIAELLTSELVTNALIHTDHDAVLTATVGPGGLRVEVRDFVGRRPRLRVPIADDGTHGRGLVLVQSLADAWGVRPHGVGKSVWFELDGGAV, encoded by the coding sequence GTGGCCATCGGGGCCTCCTCGGCACAGGCAGTGGAGGAAGAAGCGACCGACGGAGCGAGGGACCCGGCCGCCGCGCAGCTCAGGCGGCGGCTGGCCAGGGCCGATCTAAGGGCGGTGCCAGAGGCCCGCAAAGCACTGAGGGAACTCTTACGGCACTGGGGGAAGCCGGAGAAGTCCGAGATAGCCGAGTTGCTGACCAGCGAACTCGTCACCAATGCCCTCATCCACACCGACCACGACGCGGTCCTGACGGCCACCGTCGGACCCGGCGGACTCCGCGTGGAGGTACGGGACTTCGTGGGACGCAGGCCCAGGCTGCGGGTACCGATCGCCGACGACGGTACGCACGGCAGAGGCCTCGTCCTCGTCCAGTCCCTCGCGGACGCCTGGGGGGTACGCCCGCACGGCGTGGGCAAGTCGGTCTGGTTCGAACTGGACGGCGGCGCGGTGTAG
- a CDS encoding pyruvate dehydrogenase, translating to MAKQNVAEQFVDILVRAGVKRLYGVVGDSLNPVVDAIRRNAAIDWIHVRHEETAAFAAGAEAQITGKLAACAGSCGPGNLHLINGLYDAHRSMAPVLALASHIPSSEIGLGYFQETHPDQLFRECSHYNEMISNPKQMPRLLQTAIQHAVGQSGVSVVSLPGDIASEPAPDKALETALVTSRPTVRPGDTEIDKLVAMIDEADKVTLFCGSGTAGAHAEVMEFAEKVKSPVGHALRGKEWIQYDNPYDVGMSGLLGYGAAYEATQECDLLILLGTDFPYNAFLPDDVKIAQVDVRPERLGRRSKLDLAVWGDVKETLRCLTPRVKPKANRRFLDKMLKKHADALEGVVKAYTRKVEKHVPIHPEYVASVLDELADEDAVFTVDTGMCNVWAARYISPNGRRRVIGSFSHGSMANALPMAIGAQFTDRGRQVVSMSGDGGFAMLMGDFLTLVQYDLPVKVVLFNNSALSMVELEMLVAGLPSYGTTNKNPDFGAVARACGAYGVRVEKPKDLTGALKAAFKHKGPALVDIVTDPNALSIPPKISAEMVTGFALSASKMVLDGGVGRMVQMARSNLRNVPRP from the coding sequence ATGGCCAAGCAGAACGTCGCCGAGCAGTTCGTCGACATCCTCGTCCGTGCGGGCGTCAAGCGCCTGTACGGCGTCGTCGGCGACAGTCTCAATCCGGTGGTGGACGCGATCCGGCGCAACGCGGCGATCGACTGGATCCACGTCCGGCACGAGGAGACGGCTGCCTTCGCCGCGGGCGCCGAGGCCCAGATCACCGGCAAACTCGCCGCCTGCGCCGGCTCCTGCGGCCCCGGCAACCTCCACCTCATCAACGGTCTGTACGACGCCCACCGCTCCATGGCCCCGGTCCTCGCCCTCGCCTCGCACATCCCCTCCAGCGAGATCGGCCTCGGCTACTTCCAGGAGACCCACCCGGACCAGCTCTTCCGCGAGTGCAGTCACTACAACGAGATGATCTCCAACCCGAAGCAGATGCCGAGGCTGCTGCAGACCGCCATCCAGCACGCGGTGGGCCAGTCGGGCGTCAGCGTCGTCTCCCTCCCGGGCGACATCGCCTCCGAGCCCGCCCCGGACAAGGCCCTCGAGACCGCCCTCGTCACCTCCCGGCCCACCGTCCGCCCCGGCGACACCGAGATCGACAAGCTCGTCGCGATGATCGACGAGGCCGACAAGGTCACGCTCTTCTGCGGCAGCGGCACGGCGGGCGCGCACGCCGAGGTCATGGAGTTCGCGGAGAAGGTCAAGTCCCCGGTCGGACACGCGCTGCGGGGCAAGGAGTGGATCCAGTACGACAACCCGTACGACGTCGGTATGAGCGGTCTGCTCGGCTACGGCGCCGCCTACGAGGCCACTCAGGAGTGCGACCTGCTGATCCTGCTCGGCACCGACTTCCCGTACAACGCCTTCCTCCCGGACGACGTCAAGATCGCCCAGGTCGACGTCCGGCCCGAGCGCCTGGGCCGCCGCTCCAAGCTGGACCTGGCGGTGTGGGGCGATGTGAAGGAGACCCTGCGCTGTCTGACGCCCCGGGTGAAGCCCAAGGCGAACCGCCGCTTCCTCGACAAGATGCTGAAGAAGCACGCGGACGCGCTCGAGGGTGTCGTCAAGGCGTACACGCGCAAGGTCGAGAAGCACGTTCCGATCCACCCCGAGTACGTGGCCTCCGTTCTCGACGAACTCGCCGACGAGGACGCGGTGTTCACGGTCGACACCGGGATGTGCAATGTGTGGGCGGCCCGCTACATCTCGCCCAACGGTCGCCGCCGGGTCATCGGTTCGTTCTCGCACGGCTCGATGGCGAACGCACTGCCGATGGCGATCGGGGCCCAGTTCACCGACCGGGGCCGGCAGGTCGTCTCGATGTCCGGAGACGGCGGGTTCGCCATGCTGATGGGCGACTTCCTCACCCTCGTCCAGTACGACCTGCCGGTGAAGGTCGTTCTCTTCAACAACTCCGCCCTGAGCATGGTCGAGTTGGAGATGCTGGTCGCCGGGCTGCCGTCGTACGGGACCACGAACAAGAACCCCGACTTCGGGGCCGTCGCGCGTGCGTGCGGGGCGTACGGCGTGCGCGTCGAGAAGCCCAAGGACCTCACCGGCGCCTTGAAGGCCGCCTTCAAGCACAAGGGCCCGGCTCTCGTCGACATCGTCACCGACCCCAACGCCCTGTCCATCCCGCCGAAGATCAGCGCGGAGATGGTGACCGGGTTCGCCCTGTCGGCGTCGAAGATGGTCCTGGACGGGGGCGTCGGCCGAATGGTTCAGATGGCCCGCTCCAACCTGCGCAACGTGCCGCGTCCCTGA
- a CDS encoding PP2C family serine/threonine-protein phosphatase: MSQQGERPTGHEDDWWGQLYDDSTGDTGPTPAADSLDDRFASAAGTVESGSAPRAAPPERDRSPVVPEQRGGGATPRGEEPGRRLAPGWDREPRSDPPDSFLDPARPAENLPPSTSADAGSSRSGGDLGVSGGREDSEPARDGGDPGLSWGGGYSGPSGSGEDPGPSSADAEPGPWWSSEATGFSRSGVDPGSSGGGEEPPTPWEPPPAEPPSPAAFPPGPTPPGFHAESLRGRTSKESPGAAVPPRPTAPPDPARPGTAAPVDALPAPPPPEPVLTVPHQPPPVDHVGSGPPTYDAEPTALPRADPDDLDDLVADTVLDGARYGASTLRAASVRGDSARFRGEPRRDSLLTARFGAGEHALVLVAMATGARATPGAHRAAAEACRWIGRAVGRSHARLAEDIRAARRGDLKSGLHRLTDRSLGKLRASAAEQGIEPEEYTAGLRCLLLTGDPECRTRVFFGVGAGGLFRLRDGEWQDIEPRVAETTGEAVVGFGSLPHETPEGDRLTMDLGITTPPSPYEPAPEPPREPFRFRASVARPGDTLLLCTGGLAEPLRGEPQFCEHLTARWSAGEPPGLAAFLADTQVRVKGYADDRTAAAVWEA, from the coding sequence ATGAGCCAGCAGGGGGAGAGGCCTACCGGTCACGAGGACGACTGGTGGGGGCAGCTGTACGACGACTCCACCGGGGACACGGGGCCCACGCCCGCGGCCGATTCCCTCGACGACCGCTTCGCGTCGGCCGCGGGGACGGTGGAATCGGGGTCCGCGCCTCGGGCCGCGCCGCCCGAGCGGGACCGGTCTCCCGTCGTCCCGGAGCAACGGGGCGGCGGCGCCACCCCGCGCGGCGAGGAACCGGGCCGCCGCCTCGCCCCCGGCTGGGACCGCGAGCCCCGGTCCGACCCACCCGACAGCTTCCTCGACCCGGCCCGGCCCGCCGAGAACCTGCCCCCGTCGACGAGCGCGGACGCCGGCTCCTCGCGGAGTGGCGGGGACCTTGGCGTCTCGGGAGGCAGGGAGGACTCCGAGCCCGCTCGCGATGGCGGGGACCCGGGCCTTTCGTGGGGCGGCGGGTACTCGGGTCCCTCGGGGAGCGGGGAGGATCCCGGCCCCTCGTCGGCCGACGCGGAGCCCGGCCCTTGGTGGAGCAGCGAGGCCACAGGCTTCTCTCGGAGTGGTGTGGACCCTGGCTCCTCGGGGGGTGGCGAAGAGCCCCCGACTCCCTGGGAACCCCCGCCGGCCGAACCGCCGTCCCCCGCGGCCTTCCCGCCGGGACCGACGCCGCCCGGGTTCCACGCCGAGTCGCTCCGCGGCCGTACGTCCAAGGAATCGCCCGGCGCGGCGGTGCCACCGCGCCCCACCGCGCCGCCGGATCCCGCCCGGCCCGGCACAGCCGCCCCCGTGGACGCCCTCCCCGCCCCGCCGCCCCCCGAGCCGGTCCTCACCGTCCCCCACCAGCCACCCCCCGTCGACCACGTCGGCTCGGGCCCGCCCACCTACGACGCCGAGCCCACCGCCCTCCCGCGCGCCGACCCGGACGACCTCGACGACCTGGTCGCCGACACCGTCCTGGACGGGGCGCGCTACGGGGCGAGCACCCTGCGCGCGGCCTCCGTGCGCGGCGACTCCGCGCGCTTCAGGGGCGAGCCCCGCCGGGACTCCCTGCTCACCGCCCGCTTCGGAGCGGGCGAGCACGCGCTGGTGCTGGTGGCGATGGCGACCGGCGCCCGGGCGACCCCCGGCGCGCACCGGGCGGCTGCCGAGGCGTGCCGGTGGATCGGGCGCGCCGTGGGCCGCAGCCACGCGCGGTTGGCCGAGGACATAAGGGCGGCCCGTCGCGGCGACCTGAAGTCGGGCCTGCACCGGCTCACCGACCGCAGCCTCGGCAAGCTGCGCGCGAGCGCCGCCGAACAGGGCATCGAACCCGAGGAGTACACCGCCGGCCTGCGCTGCCTGCTGCTCACAGGGGACCCCGAGTGCCGTACACGCGTCTTCTTCGGAGTCGGCGCCGGCGGCCTGTTCCGGCTGCGGGACGGCGAGTGGCAGGACATCGAGCCGCGGGTCGCCGAGACCACCGGCGAGGCCGTGGTCGGCTTCGGATCGTTGCCGCACGAGACCCCCGAGGGCGACCGGCTCACCATGGACCTGGGCATCACCACGCCCCCGAGCCCGTACGAACCGGCCCCCGAACCGCCCCGCGAACCCTTCCGCTTCCGCGCCTCCGTCGCCCGACCGGGTGACACGCTGCTGCTGTGCACCGGCGGCCTCGCGGAGCCCCTGCGCGGCGAACCGCAGTTCTGCGAGCACCTGACGGCGCGGTGGTCGGCGGGCGAGCCGCCCGGCCTCGCCGCGTTTCTCGCCGACACCCAGGTACGGGTCAAGGGATACGCCGACGACCGGACCGCCGCGGCCGTTTGGGAGGCGTAA
- a CDS encoding TrmB family transcriptional regulator: MLGAIGLDETHESAYRALVSVGAADVPDLARRLTLGEHDTERALRRLERHGLAAQSSGRPGRWVAAPPGVALGALLTQQRHELEKAELAAALLAEEYRAQAAEPAVHDLVEVVIGAAAVTQRFLQLQLGAATEVCALVTGNPMVVSGMDNDAEEQAAGRGVGYRVVLERAVLDQPTGLTELSAALSRDEQVRVVDKVPTKLVIADRTLAMVPLTSHTAEPAALVVHASGLLELLSGLFESVWRDALPLRLGSRGVMEQEPDGPDVTDLEILSLLLAGLTDASVAKQLDLGLRTVQRRVKRLMELAGVTTRLQLGWHAYEKGWVARD, encoded by the coding sequence ATGCTGGGAGCGATAGGTCTGGACGAGACGCACGAGTCGGCGTACCGGGCACTGGTGTCCGTGGGCGCCGCCGACGTGCCCGACCTCGCGCGGCGGCTCACGCTCGGCGAGCACGACACCGAGCGTGCCCTGCGCCGACTGGAGCGGCACGGTCTCGCGGCCCAGTCCTCGGGCCGCCCGGGACGCTGGGTCGCGGCGCCGCCCGGCGTCGCCCTCGGCGCACTGCTCACCCAGCAGCGGCACGAGCTGGAGAAGGCGGAACTGGCGGCCGCCCTGCTCGCCGAGGAGTACCGCGCCCAGGCCGCCGAACCCGCCGTGCACGACCTGGTGGAGGTGGTGATCGGAGCGGCGGCGGTCACCCAGCGGTTCCTCCAGCTCCAGCTCGGCGCGGCCACGGAGGTGTGCGCGCTGGTCACCGGGAACCCGATGGTGGTCTCCGGGATGGACAATGACGCGGAGGAACAGGCCGCGGGACGGGGCGTCGGCTACCGCGTGGTGCTCGAACGCGCCGTCCTCGACCAGCCCACCGGCCTCACCGAGCTGTCCGCCGCGCTCAGCCGCGACGAGCAGGTACGGGTCGTCGACAAGGTGCCGACCAAGCTGGTGATCGCCGACCGGACGCTCGCGATGGTGCCGCTCACCTCGCACACCGCGGAGCCCGCCGCCCTCGTCGTGCACGCCAGCGGGCTGCTGGAGCTGCTGTCGGGCCTGTTCGAGTCGGTGTGGCGGGACGCGCTGCCGCTGCGGCTCGGCAGCCGGGGCGTCATGGAGCAGGAGCCGGACGGCCCCGACGTCACCGACCTGGAGATCCTCTCCCTGCTGCTGGCCGGGCTGACCGACGCGAGCGTCGCCAAACAGCTCGACCTGGGCCTCAGGACCGTACAGCGCCGGGTGAAGCGGCTGATGGAGCTGGCGGGCGTCACGACCCGGCTCCAGCTGGGCTGGCACGCCTACGAGAAGGGCTGGGTGGCCCGAGACTGA
- a CDS encoding DUF456 domain-containing protein — MGAWELLLVGVVIVLGLCGVLVPGVPGSWLVWAAVLWWALADPRALTWGVLVGATVVLVLAQAIRWGLPPRRLREAGATPRMGVYAGVGALLGFVLLPVVGAVAGFLGGVYLYERPRLGGHGPAKAAVGTVMRSGGWRVLTELFACLLVTAAWLAAVVWG; from the coding sequence ATGGGAGCGTGGGAACTCCTGCTGGTCGGCGTGGTGATCGTGCTCGGCCTGTGCGGAGTACTGGTGCCCGGTGTGCCGGGGTCGTGGCTGGTATGGGCCGCGGTCCTGTGGTGGGCCCTGGCCGACCCACGGGCCCTCACCTGGGGCGTACTGGTGGGCGCGACCGTGGTCCTGGTGTTGGCCCAGGCGATCCGCTGGGGGCTGCCGCCCCGACGGCTCCGGGAGGCCGGCGCCACTCCCCGCATGGGCGTGTACGCCGGGGTCGGGGCACTGCTCGGTTTCGTTCTGCTGCCGGTGGTCGGCGCGGTCGCGGGCTTCCTCGGCGGGGTCTATCTCTACGAGCGGCCGCGGCTGGGCGGGCACGGCCCGGCGAAGGCCGCGGTGGGGACGGTCATGCGGTCGGGCGGCTGGCGCGTCCTGACGGAGCTGTTCGCCTGCCTGCTGGTCACGGCCGCCTGGCTGGCCGCGGTGGTCTGGGGCTGA
- a CDS encoding glycosyl hydrolase family 95 catalytic domain-containing protein yields the protein MPSPSRRTVLATGSALGGTLLAGGMPAQARAAGRADTSDPWRTVLEDADLVWQRMPKTWYEGPYLGNGFLGSGIYAEPGAETGSFSAVRFNVQHSQVQDHRPEFGSLFGLARLPIGWFTLEPVGAITGLDWRLGLRDAELTGTLTTDKGTLTLRALVHNSRSVLAVEVTPSEGERDFRWVFHPADAISPRADFKPLPDGYQGNPPAEVATHDGVSTAVQPLLSGGQHVTAWRERTRGGTRCLYVHVAHSYPRSTALGRALATVRGASALPYDLLAGTHRAWWHAYYRKSFLSLPDARIQRFYWIQLYKTASAARRDAPVMATSGPWLESTPWPNTWWNLNVQLEYWLIHGSNHLELDAVTRALSEFRGNLSKEVADRYRADSLGIPRTTDPQLVNGAAGTLTGYGVGIPGQDPPTPEVGNLTWALHNVWLSYRHTMDESILRDVLFPLLRKAINYYLHFLEPGADGKLHLPATFSPEYGGNSRDCNYDLMLLTWGCRTLLESAELLGIDDALAPRWREVLAKRVPYPTDTNGFMIGVDIPFAKSHRHYSHLLAVYPLYELTGRTPDELALIEKSLAHWVGFEGALQGYTFTGAASMSALLGKGEDALEYLGQLMTRFIQPNTMYKESGPVIETPLSAAQSLHDMVCQSWGGVVRVFPALPAAWADLTVHDFRTQGAFLLSAVRKGGATRWVRLVSEAGAPCVVRHGIEGAIDVRDGRGRPLRYETVGDGTIQVALRRDESALITAKGDRPDLTITPVRPNADAPRWGLPA from the coding sequence ATGCCCAGCCCGTCCAGACGTACCGTCCTCGCCACCGGATCCGCCCTCGGCGGCACCCTGCTCGCCGGAGGCATGCCCGCCCAGGCCCGGGCGGCCGGTCGCGCGGACACCTCCGACCCCTGGCGCACCGTCCTCGAAGACGCCGATCTGGTCTGGCAGCGGATGCCGAAGACCTGGTACGAGGGCCCCTACCTCGGCAACGGCTTCCTCGGCTCCGGGATCTACGCCGAACCGGGCGCGGAGACCGGTTCCTTCTCGGCCGTGCGCTTCAACGTCCAGCACTCGCAGGTGCAGGACCACCGCCCCGAGTTCGGCTCCCTCTTCGGCCTCGCCCGCCTGCCCATCGGCTGGTTCACGCTGGAGCCGGTGGGCGCGATCACGGGGCTGGACTGGCGGCTCGGGCTGCGCGACGCCGAGCTGACCGGCACGCTCACCACGGACAAGGGCACGCTCACGCTCCGCGCCCTGGTGCACAACTCCCGCTCGGTCCTCGCCGTCGAGGTGACCCCCAGCGAGGGCGAGCGCGACTTCCGCTGGGTCTTCCACCCGGCGGACGCGATCAGCCCGCGCGCCGACTTCAAGCCCCTCCCGGACGGCTACCAGGGCAATCCGCCCGCCGAGGTCGCCACACACGACGGCGTCTCCACCGCCGTACAGCCCCTGCTGTCGGGTGGACAGCACGTGACCGCGTGGCGGGAGCGGACGCGGGGCGGAACACGATGCCTGTACGTGCATGTCGCGCACTCGTATCCCAGGTCCACGGCGCTGGGCCGGGCGCTCGCCACCGTGCGCGGGGCGTCGGCGCTGCCGTACGACCTGCTGGCGGGAACCCATCGCGCCTGGTGGCACGCCTACTACCGCAAGAGCTTCCTCTCCCTCCCCGACGCACGCATCCAGCGTTTCTACTGGATCCAGCTCTACAAGACGGCGTCGGCGGCCCGGCGGGACGCGCCCGTGATGGCGACCAGTGGGCCCTGGCTGGAGTCCACACCCTGGCCCAACACCTGGTGGAACCTCAACGTCCAGCTGGAGTACTGGCTGATCCACGGCTCGAACCACCTCGAACTCGACGCCGTGACCAGGGCGTTGAGCGAGTTCCGGGGCAATCTGTCGAAGGAGGTGGCGGACCGGTACCGCGCCGACTCGCTCGGCATCCCGCGCACCACGGACCCGCAGCTCGTCAACGGCGCGGCGGGCACCCTCACCGGCTACGGCGTCGGCATCCCCGGCCAGGACCCGCCCACTCCCGAGGTCGGCAACCTCACCTGGGCCCTGCACAACGTCTGGCTCAGCTACCGCCACACCATGGACGAGTCGATCCTGCGGGACGTCCTCTTCCCCCTGCTGCGCAAGGCGATCAACTACTACCTGCACTTCCTGGAGCCGGGCGCGGACGGGAAGTTGCACCTGCCCGCCACTTTCTCCCCCGAGTACGGCGGCAACTCGCGCGACTGCAACTACGACCTGATGCTGCTGACCTGGGGCTGCCGCACCCTGCTGGAGTCGGCCGAACTCCTCGGCATCGATGACGCGTTGGCGCCGCGCTGGCGCGAGGTGCTGGCCAAGCGGGTGCCGTACCCGACGGACACCAACGGCTTCATGATCGGCGTGGACATCCCCTTCGCGAAGTCGCACCGGCACTACTCGCATCTGCTCGCGGTGTACCCGCTGTACGAGCTGACCGGCCGCACGCCCGACGAACTGGCGCTGATCGAGAAGTCGTTGGCGCACTGGGTGGGCTTCGAGGGTGCCCTTCAGGGTTACACCTTCACGGGCGCCGCCTCGATGTCCGCGCTGCTCGGCAAGGGCGAGGACGCTCTCGAGTACCTCGGTCAGCTCATGACCCGCTTCATCCAGCCGAACACCATGTACAAGGAGTCGGGCCCGGTCATCGAGACGCCGCTGTCGGCCGCCCAGTCCCTGCACGACATGGTCTGCCAGTCCTGGGGCGGCGTCGTCCGGGTCTTCCCCGCCCTGCCCGCCGCCTGGGCGGACCTGACGGTCCATGACTTCCGCACCCAGGGCGCCTTTCTGCTCAGCGCGGTACGGAAGGGCGGCGCGACCCGCTGGGTCCGGCTGGTCAGCGAGGCGGGCGCGCCCTGCGTCGTACGGCACGGCATCGAGGGCGCGATCGACGTACGGGACGGGCGGGGACGGCCGCTGCGGTACGAGACGGTCGGCGACGGGACGATCCAAGTCGCCCTGCGCCGCGACGAGTCGGCGCTGATCACGGCGAAGGGCGACCGCCCGGACCTGACCATCACGCCGGTACGGCCGAACGCGGACGCTCCCCGGTGGGGGCTGCCCGCCTAG